The Longimicrobium sp. genome includes a region encoding these proteins:
- the gpmI gene encoding 2,3-bisphosphoglycerate-independent phosphoglycerate mutase: MPEPTPAPASPGGAPPPPAAAHPRACLVILDGWGLREPVWDNAVAQANAPTWRHLWEEGGYPRATLTTHGPAVGLPPGQMGNSEVGHMNLGAGRVVMQSLQRISRAIETGEFHRNQAFLELIRAVKERGATLHLMGLVGPGGVHAVDAHLLALVELAERHGLPRTRVHVFLDGRDTPPASARDFLTELFGRAGGGGAVCVASLMGRYWAMDRDRRWDRVEKAYRAIVHGEGLAVHDPVEAVAAAYEQGETDEFVTPRVVVGDDGEPVGRLRDGDGVIFFNFRADRARQMTRALADPEFAGFDRGPAPPKVDVVTMTQYDEDFPLPAAFPPQPMDDKLADVLVSHGRTGFRTAETEKYPHVTYFFNGGVEDPPPGETRRLVDSPRVATYDLQPEMSAPEVTRGLVEAIRSRAYDVLVCNYANPDMVGHTGVLKAAVAAVEAVDRGLGEVLAACRETGTALIVTADHGNCEQMWDPETNGPHTAHTTNPVGIVLVEPEERRTAVGLRDGALCDVAPTILGLVGLPQPALMTGRDLRVTPTAAGAETKAGVGAVAAD; this comes from the coding sequence ATGCCCGAGCCGACGCCCGCCCCCGCCTCGCCCGGAGGCGCTCCTCCCCCGCCCGCGGCGGCGCACCCGCGCGCGTGCCTGGTGATCCTGGACGGCTGGGGGCTGCGCGAGCCGGTGTGGGACAACGCCGTGGCGCAGGCGAACGCACCCACCTGGCGGCACCTGTGGGAGGAGGGCGGCTACCCGCGCGCGACGCTGACCACGCACGGGCCCGCGGTCGGCCTTCCCCCGGGGCAGATGGGGAACTCCGAGGTGGGGCACATGAACCTGGGCGCGGGGCGGGTGGTGATGCAGTCGCTCCAGCGCATCTCGCGGGCGATCGAGACGGGCGAGTTCCACCGCAACCAGGCGTTCCTGGAGCTGATCCGCGCGGTGAAGGAGCGCGGCGCCACGCTGCACCTGATGGGGCTGGTGGGCCCCGGCGGGGTGCACGCGGTGGACGCGCACCTGCTGGCCCTGGTGGAGCTCGCCGAGCGGCACGGGCTGCCGCGCACCCGCGTGCACGTCTTCCTGGACGGCCGCGACACGCCGCCGGCCTCGGCGCGCGACTTCCTCACCGAGCTGTTCGGCCGCGCGGGCGGCGGCGGCGCGGTGTGCGTGGCCTCGCTGATGGGGCGCTACTGGGCGATGGACCGCGACCGGCGCTGGGACCGGGTGGAGAAGGCGTACCGCGCGATCGTGCACGGCGAGGGGCTCGCCGTCCACGACCCCGTCGAGGCGGTCGCGGCGGCGTACGAGCAGGGGGAGACGGACGAGTTCGTGACCCCGCGCGTGGTGGTCGGCGACGACGGGGAGCCGGTGGGACGGCTCCGCGACGGCGACGGGGTGATCTTCTTCAACTTCCGCGCGGACCGCGCCCGGCAGATGACGCGCGCGCTGGCGGACCCGGAGTTCGCGGGGTTCGACCGCGGCCCGGCGCCGCCGAAGGTGGACGTGGTGACGATGACGCAGTACGACGAGGACTTCCCGCTCCCCGCCGCCTTCCCGCCGCAGCCGATGGACGACAAGCTGGCCGACGTCCTGGTGAGCCACGGGCGCACCGGCTTCCGCACGGCGGAGACGGAGAAGTACCCGCACGTCACCTACTTCTTCAACGGCGGGGTCGAGGACCCGCCGCCGGGCGAGACGCGCCGCCTGGTCGACTCGCCCAGGGTGGCCACCTACGACCTGCAGCCGGAGATGAGCGCGCCCGAGGTCACGCGCGGCCTGGTGGAGGCGATCCGCTCGCGCGCGTACGACGTGCTGGTCTGCAACTACGCCAACCCCGACATGGTGGGGCACACGGGCGTGCTGAAGGCGGCGGTCGCGGCGGTGGAAGCCGTCGACCGGGGCCTGGGCGAGGTGCTCGCGGCGTGCCGGGAGACGGGGACGGCGCTGATCGTCACCGCGGACCACGGCAACTGCGAGCAGATGTGGGACCCGGAGACCAACGGCCCCCACACGGCGCACACCACCAACCCGGTCGGCATCGTCCTGGTGGAGCCGGAGGAGCGCAGGACAGCGGTCGGATTGAGGGACGGCGCGCTCTGCGACGTGGCGCCGACGATCCTGGGCCTGGTCGGCCTCCCCCAGCCCGCGCTGATGACGGGGCGCGACCTGCGGGTGACGCCGACGGCGGCCGGGGCCGAGACGAAGGCGGGCGTGGGCGCGGTGGCGGCGGACTGA